From Magnolia sinica isolate HGM2019 chromosome 13, MsV1, whole genome shotgun sequence, one genomic window encodes:
- the LOC131223914 gene encoding probable protein phosphatase 2C 1 isoform X5, which produces MLRVQCLKDNRLISLIGGPYKILANALVARLRKVLGVIIMKMQGAFIIVAMLEKNGTLKIANVGDCGLRVLRKGQVVFSTSPQEHSFDCPYQLSSEVVGQTYQDAMVCSVQLMEGDTIVMGSDGLFDNVFDNEIVSTISRFRDASEGAKALAELASNHSKDINFDSPYSLEARSRGFDVPLWKKVVGMKLTGGKLDDITVIVGHVVST; this is translated from the exons ATGTTAAGG GTGCAGTGTCTGAAGGACAATCGGCTTATTAGCCTCATTGGGGGCCCATATAAAATTTTAGCCAATGCCCTTGTTGCCAGGCTCCGAAAAGTTTTGGGGGTTATCATTATGAAGATGCAAGGTGCTTTCAT AATTGTTGCTATGCTGGAGAAGAATGGGACTCTGAAAATTGCAAATGTTGGAGACTGTGGACTAAGAGTTCTTCGGAAAG GCCAAGTTGTTTTTTCTACGTCTCCACAAGAACATTCTTTTGACTGTCCTTACCAGTTGAGCTCTGAAGTGGTTGGTCAAACTTACCAAGATGCCATG GTTTGTAGTGTGCAACTAATGGAGGGAGACACTATTGTTATGGGTTCAGACGGACTATTCGACAATGTTTTTGACAATGAAATAGTTTCTACAATCTCTAGATTTAGAGATGCTTCCGAGGGTG CAAAGGCATTGGCAGAACTAGCTAGCAATCACTCGAAGGACATCAATTTTGACTCTCCCTACTCCTTGGAGGCCAGAAGTCGG GGTTTTGATGTTCCACTTTGGAAGAAAGTTGTTGGAATGAAACTAACAG GTGGGAAGCTAGATGATATCACCGTGATAGTGGGCCATGTAGTAAGTACTTGA
- the LOC131223914 gene encoding probable protein phosphatase 2C 1 isoform X6 produces the protein MSNASYLVEDEKVDYDPQILLRKAHAATSSIGSATVIVAMLEKNGTLKIANVGDCGLRVLRKGQVVFSTSPQEHSFDCPYQLSSEVVGQTYQDAMVCSVQLMEGDTIVMGSDGLFDNVFDNEIVSTISRFRDASEGAKALAELASNHSKDINFDSPYSLEARSRGFDVPLWKKVVGMKLTGGKLDDITVIVGHVVST, from the exons ATGTCTAATGCCTCATATTTGGTTGAGGATGAGAAG GTTGATTATGATCCTCAGATTCTTTTGAGGAAAGCACATGCTGCTACCTCATCTATAGGTTCAGCTACCGT AATTGTTGCTATGCTGGAGAAGAATGGGACTCTGAAAATTGCAAATGTTGGAGACTGTGGACTAAGAGTTCTTCGGAAAG GCCAAGTTGTTTTTTCTACGTCTCCACAAGAACATTCTTTTGACTGTCCTTACCAGTTGAGCTCTGAAGTGGTTGGTCAAACTTACCAAGATGCCATG GTTTGTAGTGTGCAACTAATGGAGGGAGACACTATTGTTATGGGTTCAGACGGACTATTCGACAATGTTTTTGACAATGAAATAGTTTCTACAATCTCTAGATTTAGAGATGCTTCCGAGGGTG CAAAGGCATTGGCAGAACTAGCTAGCAATCACTCGAAGGACATCAATTTTGACTCTCCCTACTCCTTGGAGGCCAGAAGTCGG GGTTTTGATGTTCCACTTTGGAAGAAAGTTGTTGGAATGAAACTAACAG GTGGGAAGCTAGATGATATCACCGTGATAGTGGGCCATGTAGTAAGTACTTGA
- the LOC131223914 gene encoding probable protein phosphatase 2C 1 isoform X7 yields MLEKNGTLKIANVGDCGLRVLRKGQVVFSTSPQEHSFDCPYQLSSEVVGQTYQDAMVCSVQLMEGDTIVMGSDGLFDNVFDNEIVSTISRFRDASEGAKALAELASNHSKDINFDSPYSLEARSRGFDVPLWKKVVGMKLTGGKLDDITVIVGHVVST; encoded by the exons ATGCTGGAGAAGAATGGGACTCTGAAAATTGCAAATGTTGGAGACTGTGGACTAAGAGTTCTTCGGAAAG GCCAAGTTGTTTTTTCTACGTCTCCACAAGAACATTCTTTTGACTGTCCTTACCAGTTGAGCTCTGAAGTGGTTGGTCAAACTTACCAAGATGCCATG GTTTGTAGTGTGCAACTAATGGAGGGAGACACTATTGTTATGGGTTCAGACGGACTATTCGACAATGTTTTTGACAATGAAATAGTTTCTACAATCTCTAGATTTAGAGATGCTTCCGAGGGTG CAAAGGCATTGGCAGAACTAGCTAGCAATCACTCGAAGGACATCAATTTTGACTCTCCCTACTCCTTGGAGGCCAGAAGTCGG GGTTTTGATGTTCCACTTTGGAAGAAAGTTGTTGGAATGAAACTAACAG GTGGGAAGCTAGATGATATCACCGTGATAGTGGGCCATGTAGTAAGTACTTGA